A DNA window from Camelina sativa cultivar DH55 chromosome 13, Cs, whole genome shotgun sequence contains the following coding sequences:
- the LOC104738476 gene encoding uncharacterized protein LOC104738476 has translation MVSSLTQLDRTGDKIGATVRKDHIKKFEADLEPGTWKIISNFGLNLCTAYLRPSLIKYKITTRYGTTIFPSDNVSHDHYLSFTSFDSILAGKLDKNLLLDVIGQVVSYGGIEEITSRNNITRKKIEFEIRDTE, from the exons AACTCAGCTTGACCGTACG ggTGACAAAATAGGAGCTACTGTGAGAAAGGATCATATCAAGAAGTTTGAAGCTGATTTGGAGCCTGGAACTTggaaaattatatcaaattttggttTGAATCTATGTACAGCCTACTTGCGTCCTTCTCTTATAAAGTATAAGATCACTACCAGATATGGTACCACAATTTTTCCTTCTGATAATGTATCTCATGATCACTACCTATCATTCACATCGTTTGATAGTATACTTGCTGGAAAGCTTGACAAAAATCTGCTGCTAg ACGTTATTGGTCAAGTAGTCAGTTATGGAGGGAtagaagaaatcacaagtcgTAACAACATTACCAGGAAGAAAATTGAGTTTGAGATAAGAGACACTGAGTAA
- the LOC104738474 gene encoding uncharacterized protein LOC104738474, whose product MDEFNYNREDLAKKHVGWKKMLTEEQKKIYDEIMEAVINDKGGVFFLYGFGGTWKTFLWKVLSATIRSNGHIVLNTTSSGIASLLLEGARTAHSRYALPLNPNETSTCNMSRSSELAEERIYLSSDSIDPQDKRALKNKVYSPDFLNTIKVSGIPCHRLRLKIGCPIMLMRNIDPHGGLMNGTRLQITQMADHVLQARILTGTRVGKIVLIPRMLISPSDARLPFKMRRRQFPVSVALAMTINKSQGQSLEKFGIYLPRPVFSHGQLYVAMSRVKSKSGLKMLITDSEGKPQTKTTNIVFKEVFQNLH is encoded by the exons ATGGATGAATTCAACTACAACCGTGAGGATTTAGCAAAGAAACATGTTGGTTGGAAAAAGATGCTAacagaagaacaaaagaagatcTATGATGAGATAATGGAAGCTGTTATCAACGACAAAGGTGgtgtcttttttttatatggatttgGAGGAACATGGAAAACTTTTTTGTGGAAAGTATTGTCTGCAACAATAAGATCCAACGGTCATATTGTTCTCAATACAACATCTAGCGGTATTGCATCTTTACTGCTGGAAGGAGCAAGAACAGCTCACTCTAGGTATGCCCTTCCTTTAAATCCAAATGAAACTTCTACTTGCAACATGTCACGAAGCTCAGAACTTG CTGAAGAAAGAATTTATCTAAGTTCTGATTCAATTGACCCTCAAGATAAACGTGCCCTGAAAAATAAGGTTTACTCACCAGATTTCCTTAATACCATTAAGGTTTCGGGTATACCTTGTCATCGGCTTCGTTTGAAAATAGGTTGTCCAATTATGTTGATGAGAAATATTGATCCGCATGGTGGTTTAATGAATGGTACAAGACTGCAGATCACCCAAATGGCAGACCATGTTTTACAAGCTCGGATTTTAACTGGTACGCGAGTTGGTAAGATAGTTCTCATACCTAGGATGTTGATATCACCATCAGATGCTAGGTTGCCTTTCAAAATGCGTCGAAGACAGTTCCCAGTCTCAGTTGCTTTGGCAATGACTATCAATAAGAGCCAAGGCCAATCTCTTGAAAAATTTGGGATATACTTGCCTAGACCCGTTTTCTCACATGGTCAGTTATATGTAGCAATGTCAAGGGTTAAATCAAAGTCtggattgaagatgttgataacAGATAGTGAGGGAAAACCtcaaacaaagacaaccaatattgtttttaaagaagttttccaaaatctCCATTAG
- the LOC104737417 gene encoding E3 ubiquitin-protein ligase RMA1: MALDRSFEDAAVLGELYGEGAFCFKSNKPEPISVSAPSDDNVDDSNFDCNICLDSVQEPVVTLCGHLFCWPCIHKWLDVQTFSTSDEYRRHRQCPVCKSKVSHSTLVPLYGRGRCTSQEEGKTSVPRRPLGPVYRLEMPNSSYSSADLQLSQRVHFNNSPQGGYYPVSGVMSSNSLSYSAVLDPMMVMVGEMVATRLFGTQVMDRFAYPDTYNLAGTSGPRMRRRIMQADKSLGRIFLFLMCCAVLCLLLF; this comes from the coding sequence ATGGCCTTGGATCGATCGTTTGAAGATGCTGCTGTACTTGGTGAACTCTATGGAGAAGGTGCATTTTGTTTCAAGAGCAACAAACCTGAGCCCATCTCAGTCTCGGCTCCTTCTGatgataatgttgatgattccaATTTCGACTGCAATATCTGTTTAGACTCTGTGCAAGAACCTGTTGTGACTCTCTGTGGTCACCTTTTTTGCTGGCCCTGTATTCACAAATGGCTTGATGTACAGACTTTCTCGACAAGTGATGAGTACCGAAGACATAGACAGTGTCCTGTTTGTAAATCCAAAGTGTCTCATTCTACTTTGGTTCCTTTGTATGGCAGAGGCCGTTGTACTAGTCAGGAAGAAGGTAAAACCAGTGTCCCTAGAAGACCATTGGGACCGGTTTACCGGCTTGAGATGCCTAATTCGAGTTATTCTAGTGCTGACTTGCAGTTATCACAACGGGTTCACTTCAATAATAGCCCACAGGGAGGGTACTACCCTGTCTCAGGGGTGATGAGTTCAAACAGTTTATCATACTCTGCTGTTTTGGATCCAATGATGGTGATGGTTGGAGAAATGGTAGCTACAAGATTGTTTGGAACACAAGTGATGGATAGATTTGCATATCCGGACACTTACAATCTCGCTGGCACAAGCGGGCCGAGGATGAGGAGGCGGATAATGCAGGCGGATAAATCGCTGGGAAGAATCTTCTTATTCTTGATGTGTTGTGCTGTTCTGTGTCTTCTCTTGTTTTAG